A single genomic interval of Terriglobus albidus harbors:
- a CDS encoding acetylxylan esterase, whose protein sequence is MTRTKSIGSAMLLAAVAVASAQGVNPNNLTNTDESKVKPYTLPELLKTADGKPVKDAKTWISKRRPEIVSLFETQQYGRAPGRPKDESFEVFEKEGTAFNGKAIRRQVMIHVDKDPAAPQIQLVEYLPAKAKGPSPMLLSISFTAPSNMIDDSGIKVGTIWDAKTKTRIPADQGRKFGKIDVETFLDAGIGVSTFYYGDLDPDYLGGLQQGIRARYLKPGQIEPAADEWGSISAWAWGMSRVMDYLETDKAVDAKQVAVHGVSRLGKTTMWAGAHDQRFAAVIASCSGEGGAALSRRDYGERIEDLVSPRRYPYQFAINYQKYASDVTKLPVDAHMLVALVAPRPLLLQTGSTDTWSDPKGEFEAEVAAGPVYTLLGKQPLGTTQWPAPNQAIFHDLAYYMHDGGHGMVPDDWKVYVEFLKQHFKIVE, encoded by the coding sequence ATGACCCGAACGAAATCTATTGGTAGCGCCATGCTTCTGGCGGCGGTGGCGGTTGCCTCTGCACAGGGTGTTAATCCCAACAATCTGACAAATACCGACGAATCCAAGGTGAAGCCCTACACCTTGCCTGAGCTGCTGAAGACCGCTGACGGCAAGCCGGTAAAGGACGCAAAGACCTGGATCAGCAAACGGCGTCCTGAAATTGTGTCACTTTTTGAGACGCAACAATACGGCCGCGCTCCCGGCCGGCCTAAGGATGAAAGCTTCGAGGTCTTTGAAAAGGAAGGAACTGCGTTTAACGGGAAGGCGATCCGCCGTCAGGTGATGATCCACGTCGATAAGGATCCCGCGGCGCCCCAGATCCAACTTGTGGAGTATCTCCCGGCTAAGGCTAAAGGGCCGTCGCCGATGCTGCTCTCCATAAGCTTTACAGCTCCCTCGAACATGATCGACGACTCTGGCATCAAGGTTGGGACGATCTGGGACGCCAAGACGAAGACCAGGATTCCCGCCGACCAGGGCCGCAAGTTCGGAAAGATCGATGTCGAGACATTTCTGGATGCCGGTATCGGTGTTTCCACGTTCTATTACGGCGATCTGGACCCGGACTATCTCGGCGGCTTGCAGCAGGGAATTCGCGCCCGTTACCTGAAGCCCGGCCAGATCGAACCTGCGGCCGATGAGTGGGGATCGATCAGTGCGTGGGCCTGGGGCATGAGCCGGGTAATGGACTACCTGGAGACCGACAAGGCGGTCGATGCCAAGCAGGTTGCGGTCCACGGTGTCTCGCGTTTGGGCAAGACCACGATGTGGGCGGGAGCTCATGATCAGCGATTCGCCGCCGTGATCGCCAGTTGCAGTGGTGAGGGTGGAGCCGCTCTCAGCCGTCGCGACTACGGAGAGAGGATTGAGGACCTGGTCAGCCCAAGGCGCTACCCGTATCAGTTTGCAATCAACTACCAGAAGTACGCGTCCGATGTGACCAAGCTGCCGGTGGATGCACACATGCTGGTCGCCCTAGTCGCTCCACGGCCTCTGCTGCTGCAAACCGGAAGCACGGACACCTGGTCCGATCCGAAGGGAGAGTTTGAGGCAGAGGTGGCGGCAGGTCCGGTCTATACCTTGCTGGGCAAACAACCTTTGGGAACGACGCAGTGGCCGGCGCCGAACCAGGCGATCTTCCATGACCTCGCCTACTACATGCACGACGGCGGTCATGGCATGGTTCCAGATGATTGGAAGGTTTACGTTGAATTCCTAAAGCAACACTTCAAGATTGTAGAGTGA